The Paenibacillus tianjinensis genome has a window encoding:
- a CDS encoding cell wall hydrolase translates to MAVVKSRKQDIDMLARLLRAEAEAEGEMGMLHVGAVGINRIRANCSDFEGIRTIPQMINQPHAFEALQHGMYYQKARDKERRLAQRVVNGERSWPAKYSLWYFRPGTYDNPGPCPPTWYNQPFVGRWKKHCFYQPTAEECANVYNTY, encoded by the coding sequence ATGGCAGTGGTAAAATCCAGGAAACAGGATATCGATATGTTGGCAAGGCTGCTCCGAGCTGAGGCTGAAGCCGAAGGCGAAATGGGCATGCTCCATGTTGGAGCTGTCGGGATTAACCGGATAAGAGCGAATTGTTCCGATTTTGAAGGGATTCGGACAATTCCCCAAATGATTAACCAGCCGCATGCGTTCGAAGCGCTGCAACATGGTATGTACTATCAAAAAGCAAGAGATAAAGAACGTCGTCTAGCGCAACGGGTTGTGAATGGGGAACGGAGTTGGCCAGCCAAATACTCGCTATGGTATTTCCGCCCGGGGACGTATGACAATCCCGGACCATGTCCGCCAACTTGGTATAATCAGCCGTTTGTAGGTCGATGGAAGAAACATTGTTTTTATCAACCAACTGCAGAAGAATGCGCTAATGTATATAATACGTATTAA
- a CDS encoding TetR/AcrR family transcriptional regulator — MIRNAEATRERILEAAMAEFSAHGIAGARVDRIAKNADCNKNMIYIYFENKEMLFTTILQKNLTRVYEEITFTPDDLPGYAVRVFDFAMSNPDLMRLMAWFSLEQKADSPVERGQVHDQKVKSLTEAQNSGQVGAAFPPEFILTTIMTIATAWTAANPFGPLLDPKSIKNVEPLRDAISRVVRLISLEGLQN; from the coding sequence ATGATAAGGAACGCTGAAGCAACCCGAGAACGAATCCTGGAAGCAGCTATGGCGGAATTCTCTGCTCATGGCATTGCGGGCGCGCGGGTTGATCGCATAGCCAAGAATGCTGATTGCAACAAAAACATGATTTACATTTACTTTGAAAATAAAGAGATGCTCTTCACCACGATTCTTCAAAAGAACCTTACCCGCGTTTATGAGGAAATAACTTTTACTCCCGACGACCTTCCAGGCTACGCCGTGCGTGTGTTTGATTTCGCTATGTCAAATCCTGATTTGATGCGGCTTATGGCATGGTTTAGCCTAGAACAGAAGGCGGACAGTCCGGTAGAACGCGGACAGGTTCATGACCAGAAAGTTAAATCTTTGACTGAGGCCCAAAACTCGGGGCAGGTTGGTGCGGCCTTCCCTCCAGAATTTATACTAACAACTATTATGACGATCGCTACGGCTTGGACAGCGGCAAACCCCTTTGGACCGTTGCTCGATCCAAAGAGCATTAAAAATGTTGAACCTTTAAGAGATGCAATTTCCAGAGTTGTTCGGTTGATTTCCCTCGAGGGACTACAGAATTGA
- a CDS encoding SDR family oxidoreductase has protein sequence MTQRTWLITGISSGFGRHMAEQLLERGDRVAGTVRNMEAVYDLKAKYDELLWISKLDLTDTPAIRQVVKNAFHSLGHIDVVVNNAGYGLFGAAEELTDEQIRHQLETNLIGSIQVIREALPHLRAQGNGRIIQLSTVGGQTAFPGGSMYHASKWGIEGFVESVMYEVAPFNIGVTIVEPGSASTNFRYQSSKLAPKIDDYEASPAFHTRRILEEAKAPSLGDPAKMVAIMIESVDQNPAPKRIVLGSDAFYTIHKALTERLAALEAQKDLAFSTDSSIK, from the coding sequence ATGACTCAACGTACTTGGTTGATCACAGGAATAAGCAGCGGATTTGGGCGTCATATGGCGGAGCAACTCTTAGAACGCGGGGATCGTGTAGCCGGCACAGTCCGTAATATGGAGGCTGTGTATGATCTCAAAGCAAAATATGACGAGTTATTATGGATTTCCAAACTCGATCTTACAGATACACCTGCTATTCGTCAGGTGGTGAAAAACGCTTTTCACTCCCTTGGTCATATTGATGTCGTAGTTAACAATGCAGGATATGGACTATTTGGTGCGGCAGAAGAATTGACGGATGAGCAGATACGCCATCAACTGGAAACGAACTTGATTGGTTCAATCCAAGTGATCCGCGAGGCTCTTCCTCATCTACGGGCGCAAGGTAATGGACGAATCATTCAGCTATCCACTGTAGGTGGTCAAACCGCTTTCCCTGGCGGATCTATGTATCACGCGAGCAAATGGGGAATTGAGGGCTTTGTTGAATCCGTGATGTATGAGGTTGCCCCTTTTAATATTGGCGTTACCATTGTGGAACCTGGTAGCGCAAGCACCAATTTCCGGTACCAAAGCTCCAAGCTTGCTCCAAAAATCGATGATTATGAAGCCTCCCCGGCCTTCCATACACGCCGGATTCTTGAAGAAGCCAAAGCACCTTCGCTGGGCGATCCGGCAAAAATGGTTGCCATCATGATCGAGAGTGTCGATCAAAATCCGGCGCCGAAAAGAATTGTTCTGGGCAGCGACGCCTTCTATACGATTCACAAAGCGCTTACCGAGAGGCTCGCAGCGCTGGAAGCACAAAAAGATCTCGCTTTCTCCACCGATTCCTCTATAAAGTGA